A window of Aliarcobacter trophiarum LMG 25534 contains these coding sequences:
- a CDS encoding uracil-DNA glycosylase: MTNKVKNQVLKYLYNQKLFGIKYHSELNINFYSSCDFSLPNSLEELKKSVENCYLCDLSKTRKHTLFGYGDINSKLMFICDEPSKSEDELGAFFVGNAGEMLAKMIEGSLKIKKEEVYTTNLVKCRGKQEAKIQNFDSCNCYLLKQIEIVKPKIIVAVGERVYDYLLKNSGSFSKDRGKVLNFNSTNLVSIYTPLHLLKNPSLKKDTYLDMLKIKNLYEESLS, translated from the coding sequence ATGACAAATAAAGTTAAGAATCAAGTTTTAAAATACCTATACAATCAAAAACTTTTTGGAATTAAATATCATAGTGAATTAAATATAAATTTTTATAGTAGTTGTGATTTCTCATTACCAAATAGTTTAGAAGAGCTTAAAAAATCTGTTGAAAACTGCTATTTGTGTGATTTATCAAAAACAAGAAAACATACACTTTTTGGATATGGAGATATCAATTCAAAACTTATGTTTATTTGTGATGAGCCATCAAAAAGTGAAGATGAATTGGGTGCTTTCTTTGTTGGAAATGCTGGTGAAATGTTGGCAAAAATGATTGAGGGTAGTTTAAAGATAAAGAAAGAGGAAGTTTATACTACAAATTTAGTGAAGTGTAGAGGAAAGCAAGAGGCAAAGATTCAAAATTTTGATAGTTGCAACTGTTATTTATTAAAACAAATAGAGATTGTAAAGCCAAAAATTATTGTCGCTGTAGGAGAGAGAGTTTATGACTATTTACTAAAAAATAGTGGTAGTTTTTCAAAAGATAGAGGAAAAGTTTTAAATTTTAACTCTACGAATTTGGTATCAATATATACTCCACTTCATCTATTAAAAAATCCTTCTTTAAAAAAAGATACTTATCTTGATATGTTAAAAATAAAAAATTTATATGAGGAGAGTTTAAGTTGA
- the infA gene encoding translation initiation factor IF-1, with product MAKDDVIIVDGKVVEALPNAMFRVQLDNGHIVLCHISGKMRMHYIRILPNDTVTVEITPYSLDKGRIVHRKK from the coding sequence GTGGCAAAAGATGATGTGATTATTGTAGATGGAAAAGTTGTTGAAGCTTTACCAAATGCAATGTTTAGAGTACAGTTGGATAATGGACATATAGTTTTATGTCATATCTCAGGTAAGATGAGGATGCATTATATTAGAATATTACCAAATGATACTGTAACAGTTGAGATAACACCTTATTCACTTGATAAGGGAAGAATTGTTCATAGAAAAAAATAG
- the aspS gene encoding aspartate--tRNA ligase, which produces MRTHYNTSVRENLIGQKVTVAGWVNSRRDHGGIIFIDLRDKSGLVQLVADPQDCKEALGVAETVRDEFVLIATGTVRARGEGLENPNLETGKIEIILENLVIENRSKAMPFDINDEKVNDEIKLRNRFLELRSKKSFDIFQLRSKATIQARNSLDELGFLDVETPILTKSTPEGARDYLVPSRVHAGEFYALPQSPQLFKQLLMVAGFDRYFQIAKCFRDEDLRADRQPEFTQIDVEMSFCTQEDVIAVAEKLIYDVFTKCGKDIPKTFKRMKYSEAMESYGSDKPDLRFHMPLIDVIDIFEKSSNEIFTDIAKDKKNNRIKALRCPNGDNIFSKRQMKGFEDYVRKFGAKGLGYFQMKEDGLKGPLTKFFTEADLEEIVKVTNLEVGDVVFFGAGDKKTVWDYMGRFRLFLANEMNIVPADKYEFLWVVDFPMFEVEDGKTKALHHPFTMPKDLNKEDLEEIESIAYDIVLNGTELGGGSIRIHKEEIQSKVFELMGISQEEAKEKFGFLLDALQYGAPSHGGFALGLDRMIMLLAGTDSIRDVIAFPKTQKAQCLLTQAPSEVDEAQLKELHIRVRKIEQ; this is translated from the coding sequence TTGAGAACACATTATAATACAAGTGTAAGAGAAAATTTAATAGGGCAAAAAGTTACAGTTGCTGGATGGGTAAATAGTAGAAGAGATCACGGTGGGATTATTTTTATTGATTTAAGAGATAAAAGTGGTTTAGTTCAGCTTGTTGCAGATCCACAAGATTGTAAAGAGGCTTTAGGGGTTGCTGAGACTGTAAGAGATGAGTTTGTTTTAATAGCAACAGGAACTGTAAGAGCTAGAGGGGAAGGTTTAGAAAATCCAAACTTAGAAACTGGGAAAATAGAGATTATTTTAGAAAATCTTGTTATTGAAAATAGATCAAAAGCTATGCCTTTTGATATAAATGATGAGAAAGTAAATGATGAGATAAAATTAAGAAATAGATTTTTAGAGCTAAGAAGTAAAAAATCATTTGACATTTTCCAACTAAGAAGTAAAGCAACTATTCAAGCTAGAAACAGTCTTGATGAGTTGGGATTTTTAGATGTTGAAACTCCAATTTTAACAAAATCAACTCCAGAAGGTGCAAGAGATTATTTAGTTCCTTCAAGAGTTCATGCAGGAGAGTTCTATGCACTACCTCAATCTCCTCAACTATTTAAACAACTTTTAATGGTAGCTGGATTTGATAGATATTTCCAAATTGCAAAATGTTTTAGAGATGAAGATTTAAGAGCAGATAGACAACCAGAATTTACTCAAATAGATGTTGAGATGAGTTTTTGTACTCAAGAAGATGTAATTGCTGTTGCTGAAAAATTAATCTATGATGTATTTACAAAATGTGGAAAAGATATTCCAAAAACTTTTAAAAGAATGAAATATAGTGAAGCTATGGAAAGCTATGGTTCAGATAAACCTGATTTAAGATTTCATATGCCTTTAATTGATGTTATTGATATATTTGAGAAATCTTCAAATGAAATTTTTACTGATATTGCAAAAGATAAGAAAAACAATAGAATAAAAGCTTTAAGATGTCCAAATGGAGATAATATCTTCTCAAAAAGACAGATGAAAGGTTTTGAAGATTATGTAAGAAAATTTGGAGCAAAAGGTCTTGGATACTTCCAAATGAAAGAAGATGGGCTTAAAGGACCACTTACAAAATTCTTTACTGAAGCTGATTTAGAAGAGATTGTAAAAGTTACAAATCTTGAAGTTGGAGATGTTGTATTCTTTGGAGCAGGGGATAAAAAAACTGTATGGGATTATATGGGAAGATTTAGATTATTTTTGGCAAATGAGATGAATATAGTTCCAGCTGATAAATATGAGTTCTTATGGGTTGTAGATTTCCCTATGTTTGAAGTTGAAGATGGAAAAACAAAAGCTCTTCATCATCCATTTACAATGCCAAAAGATTTAAATAAAGAGGACTTAGAAGAGATTGAATCAATAGCTTATGATATTGTTTTAAATGGAACAGAACTTGGTGGTGGAAGTATAAGAATTCACAAAGAAGAGATTCAAAGTAAAGTATTTGAACTTATGGGAATCTCTCAAGAAGAGGCAAAAGAGAAGTTTGGATTCTTGCTTGATGCTTTACAATATGGAGCACCATCTCATGGTGGGTTTGCTTTAGGACTTGATAGAATGATTATGCTACTTGCTGGAACTGATTCTATAAGAGATGTAATAGCATTCCCTAAAACTCAAAAAGCTCAATGTTTATTAACTCAAGCTCCTTCTGAGGTTGATGAAGCACAGTTAAAAGAGTTACATATAAGAGTAAGAAAAATTGAGCAATAA